In Blastopirellula sediminis, the following proteins share a genomic window:
- a CDS encoding mechanosensitive ion channel family protein yields MFFPLLLAQAQNGAEKPVADNAGAIDVSQKASETLSDVQNWGNSAVVFLQDQGPEWILRIVTAILIFVVGRWISIWASGFLRRLMERGKVDQTLALFLSNIAYGFFLTLVIVATLNRLGIDTTSVAAVLAAAGLAVGLALQNSLSNFAAGVMIIFFRPFSAGDFIEAGGTSGIVEAVQIFHTQLKTPDNKMIIVPNSNITSANIINYSTNATRRFDLTIGCGYDDDLRAVKQFLIDLLNSDERVLKDPASEVRVTALADSSVNFVVRGWVKKEDFWAVTCDLTEQIKLGFDERGFSIPYPQSDVHVHQAAAT; encoded by the coding sequence ATGTTCTTTCCCTTGCTATTAGCTCAGGCTCAAAACGGCGCTGAAAAACCGGTCGCCGACAACGCTGGCGCGATCGACGTCAGCCAGAAAGCGTCGGAGACGTTGTCCGACGTGCAAAACTGGGGAAACTCGGCGGTTGTCTTTTTGCAGGATCAAGGTCCCGAGTGGATCTTGCGCATCGTCACTGCGATTTTGATTTTCGTCGTCGGTCGCTGGATCTCGATCTGGGCGAGCGGTTTCCTGCGGCGTTTGATGGAGCGGGGGAAAGTCGATCAAACGCTCGCCCTGTTTCTATCGAATATCGCTTATGGTTTCTTTCTGACGCTGGTGATTGTGGCGACCCTCAATCGCTTGGGGATTGATACGACCAGCGTGGCGGCGGTGTTAGCGGCCGCTGGTTTGGCCGTTGGTCTGGCGCTGCAAAACTCCCTCTCGAATTTCGCCGCCGGGGTGATGATCATTTTCTTCCGACCTTTTTCGGCCGGCGACTTTATCGAAGCGGGCGGAACCTCCGGCATCGTCGAAGCGGTGCAGATTTTCCACACGCAGCTGAAGACGCCGGACAACAAGATGATCATCGTCCCCAACAGCAATATCACCAGCGCCAACATCATCAACTATTCGACCAACGCGACGCGCCGCTTCGACTTGACGATCGGCTGCGGCTACGACGACGATCTGCGAGCGGTGAAGCAGTTCTTGATCGATCTGCTCAACAGCGATGAACGCGTCTTGAAAGACCCCGCCTCCGAAGTCCGCGTCACCGCACTCGCCGACAGCAGCGTCAACTTCGTCGTCCGCGGCTGGGTGAAGAAGGAAGACTTCTGGGCGGTCACGTGCGACCTGACCGAGCAGATCAAGCTTGGGTTTGACGAACGAGGGTTCTCGATTCCGTATCCGCAGAGCGACGTGCATGTGCATCAGGCGGCGGCTACGTAG
- a CDS encoding ABC transporter ATP-binding protein: MIETHDLTKKYGDFFAIKGIELDLKQGDVFGFIGPNGAGKTTTMRIIATLLNPTWGEAYVCGHSIYTNPKEIRRLVGYMPDFFGVYDDMKVIEYLEFFAAAYRIRGAQRRQVCDEMLNLVDLDFKRDAFANTLSRGQTQRLGLARVLLHDPQVLLLDEPASGLDPRARIEMRNLLKRLRDMGKTIIVSSHILPELADVCNKIGIIDRGVMSVNASVDEVMKQVRQKTVLHIGVAGDQEAAAKVLEGSEVIESIEPRPNFLVVTLKEGMTDYSDLPTWLIQAGHKLTLFREEEINLESAFMALTKGMGKKT; encoded by the coding sequence ATGATCGAAACCCACGACCTGACGAAAAAATACGGCGACTTCTTCGCCATCAAAGGGATCGAGCTCGACCTGAAGCAAGGGGACGTCTTCGGTTTCATCGGCCCCAACGGCGCCGGCAAGACGACCACCATGCGGATCATCGCGACCCTGCTCAATCCGACCTGGGGCGAAGCGTACGTCTGCGGCCATTCGATCTACACCAACCCGAAAGAAATCCGCCGCCTGGTCGGATACATGCCTGACTTCTTCGGCGTGTACGACGACATGAAGGTGATCGAGTACCTGGAGTTCTTCGCCGCCGCCTATCGCATTCGGGGCGCCCAGCGTCGCCAGGTCTGCGACGAGATGCTCAACCTGGTCGATCTCGACTTCAAGCGGGACGCCTTCGCCAACACCTTGTCGCGCGGTCAAACGCAGCGTCTCGGTCTGGCCCGCGTGCTGCTGCATGATCCGCAAGTGCTGCTGCTCGACGAACCGGCGAGCGGTCTCGATCCTCGGGCCCGTATCGAGATGCGAAACCTGCTGAAGCGGCTCCGCGACATGGGCAAAACGATCATCGTCTCCAGCCACATTCTGCCCGAACTGGCCGACGTTTGTAACAAGATCGGAATCATCGACCGCGGCGTGATGTCGGTCAACGCGTCGGTCGACGAGGTCATGAAGCAGGTTCGCCAAAAGACGGTCCTGCACATCGGCGTCGCCGGCGATCAAGAAGCGGCGGCCAAGGTGCTGGAAGGATCGGAAGTGATCGAAAGCATCGAGCCTCGTCCGAACTTCCTGGTCGTCACCTTGAAAGAAGGAATGACCGACTACAGCGATCTGCCGACCTGGCTGATCCAAGCCGGTCACAAGCTGACCCTCTTCCGCGAAGAAGAAATCAACCTCGAGTCGGCCTTTATGGCGCTGACCAAGGGGATGGGAAAGAAGACGTAG
- a CDS encoding TIM44-like domain-containing protein — translation MRFARALVLLLSGLILIPAADVWGRAGNGGSFSGGSSHSGGGFSGGGFSGGGHSSHYGGHGGSGGGQALGRLIEYLFRHPVIGIPTLVIVVLFFVWYVNQANERQQRRFISRSFDKLDHDFIDSCLESLQESDPSFDLQQFKQRAEHAFRKIQDAWCQQDLKPIHAFVSDGVYERFSLQIAEQNEHGYRNVIEDVRILGMTPIEIIASRNDLTAFDVISLRVSARAKDYRVDRATGKMIPGSKSNESFTEVWTFLRRRGAKTKPEKAGLIEGSCPNCGQSIQINQWDKCGSCGSLLRSGEHDWVLSEITQSDAWKPNAGLTLNSATRYWISHDPGFNTHHLEDRASVIFTRKVTADRHGEMRPLIKVAHDMYCDVHRGELEGKNRTFYTDCGVGAVDVIGVATDKNFDRALIDVRWSGRRNQKKGDGVDTARSPSTLRTLMVLGRKHGVQTKVEKSVSSLQCPGCGAPESDAASNCCEFCHMVLNDGASDWVLVDWLPFSSNEARDLRKRANEGIEMAIATIPTEMQYDEYERPVLDRPATFVYGQIVGQVSGSDLDRAQINGRSLREFAKIDDVDLIAWVVQVAAADGKLDAKEQKLLKEVAKAHKVPLSRIQGMLNDAANGQLEVAEPDSRASGVQWLTRMIDMALIDGHLDRREQKVIAATGKRLGMTDYDVARLLAKRKSELYREAKEQLKEQKKEAARRKIRDGYRPNDE, via the coding sequence GTGCGATTTGCCCGAGCTCTCGTCCTGTTGCTGTCAGGCTTGATCCTGATTCCGGCGGCTGACGTTTGGGGACGTGCAGGAAACGGCGGATCGTTCTCTGGGGGCAGTTCGCATTCCGGAGGAGGTTTCTCCGGCGGCGGATTCTCTGGGGGTGGTCATTCGTCCCACTACGGCGGACATGGCGGCAGTGGAGGCGGACAAGCGCTGGGGCGTCTGATTGAGTATCTCTTTCGACATCCAGTAATCGGCATTCCGACGCTGGTGATCGTCGTTCTCTTCTTCGTCTGGTACGTCAATCAAGCGAACGAACGTCAGCAGCGACGATTCATTTCGCGTTCGTTCGACAAACTGGATCATGACTTTATCGACTCTTGCTTGGAGTCGCTGCAGGAGAGCGATCCCTCGTTCGACCTCCAGCAATTCAAGCAGCGGGCCGAGCATGCGTTCCGCAAGATCCAGGACGCGTGGTGTCAGCAAGATCTGAAACCGATCCATGCGTTCGTCTCGGACGGCGTTTACGAACGATTCTCGCTGCAAATCGCCGAGCAGAACGAGCATGGCTACCGCAACGTGATCGAAGACGTGCGCATCCTGGGGATGACGCCGATCGAGATCATCGCCAGCCGTAATGATCTGACCGCGTTTGACGTCATTTCGCTCCGCGTCTCGGCCCGGGCGAAAGACTACCGCGTCGATCGCGCGACCGGCAAGATGATTCCCGGCTCGAAGTCCAACGAGTCGTTCACCGAAGTCTGGACCTTCCTCCGTCGTCGCGGCGCCAAGACGAAGCCGGAGAAGGCGGGCCTGATCGAAGGAAGCTGCCCCAACTGCGGTCAGTCGATTCAAATCAATCAGTGGGACAAATGCGGCTCGTGCGGAAGTTTGCTCCGCAGCGGCGAACATGACTGGGTGCTGAGCGAAATCACGCAAAGCGACGCGTGGAAGCCGAACGCAGGGCTCACTTTGAACAGTGCGACCCGCTACTGGATCTCGCACGATCCCGGTTTCAACACGCATCACCTGGAAGATCGCGCGAGCGTGATCTTTACCCGCAAGGTGACCGCCGATCGACATGGCGAAATGCGTCCGCTGATCAAAGTGGCGCACGACATGTATTGCGACGTCCATCGCGGCGAACTGGAAGGCAAGAACCGCACCTTCTATACCGATTGCGGCGTCGGCGCCGTTGACGTGATCGGCGTAGCGACCGACAAAAACTTTGACCGGGCGCTGATCGACGTCCGTTGGTCAGGTCGCCGCAATCAGAAGAAGGGGGATGGCGTCGATACGGCCCGTTCGCCCAGCACGCTGCGGACCTTGATGGTCCTGGGGCGCAAGCATGGGGTGCAGACGAAAGTCGAAAAGAGCGTCTCTTCGCTCCAATGTCCTGGCTGCGGCGCTCCGGAGTCGGACGCCGCTTCCAACTGCTGCGAATTCTGCCACATGGTGTTGAACGATGGCGCCAGCGATTGGGTGTTGGTCGATTGGCTCCCGTTCAGTTCTAACGAAGCCCGCGACCTGCGCAAGCGAGCGAATGAAGGAATCGAAATGGCGATCGCCACGATTCCGACCGAAATGCAATACGACGAGTACGAACGTCCGGTCTTGGATCGACCTGCGACGTTCGTCTACGGCCAGATCGTCGGGCAAGTCTCCGGCAGCGATTTGGATCGGGCTCAGATCAACGGCCGCAGTTTGCGCGAGTTCGCCAAGATTGACGACGTCGATTTAATCGCATGGGTCGTACAAGTCGCGGCGGCGGACGGCAAGCTCGACGCGAAAGAGCAGAAGCTGCTCAAAGAAGTCGCCAAGGCGCATAAGGTGCCGCTCAGTCGCATTCAGGGAATGCTAAATGACGCCGCCAATGGTCAGTTGGAAGTTGCGGAGCCGGATAGTCGAGCGTCCGGCGTGCAGTGGCTGACGCGGATGATCGACATGGCGCTGATCGACGGCCACCTCGATCGTCGCGAACAGAAAGTGATCGCGGCAACCGGCAAGCGGCTGGGCATGACCGACTATGACGTCGCCCGACTGTTGGCCAAACGCAAGTCGGAGCTTTACCGCGAAGCGAAAGAGCAACTGAAAGAGCAGAAGAAGGAAGCGGCTCGCCGGAAGATTCGGGACGGCTATCGGCCGAACGACGAATAA
- a CDS encoding MazG nucleotide pyrophosphohydrolase domain-containing protein: MNQESSPPVDVSLGQFQKLIRDMYFEKDQTRGVEGTFMWLMEEVGELASALRGGTHEERVGEFADVLAWLTTIANVAGVDLADAVNQKYGSGCPGCGQFLCVCDDAEKP; encoded by the coding sequence GTGAACCAAGAATCTTCGCCGCCGGTCGACGTCAGCCTCGGTCAGTTCCAGAAATTGATCCGCGACATGTACTTTGAAAAGGACCAGACCCGCGGGGTCGAAGGGACTTTCATGTGGCTGATGGAGGAAGTGGGGGAACTCGCTTCCGCACTGCGAGGCGGGACGCATGAAGAGCGCGTGGGCGAGTTCGCCGACGTGCTGGCCTGGCTCACGACCATCGCCAACGTCGCGGGAGTCGATCTGGCCGACGCGGTAAACCAGAAATATGGGAGCGGTTGCCCCGGCTGCGGACAATTCCTCTGCGTCTGCGATGACGCTGAAAAGCCGTAA
- a CDS encoding tetratricopeptide repeat protein, with protein sequence MPLASNPVFTLVACAAWLTFCSLVQGAEPTSPESLYYSGKYAEAIAALDKIEQPDADASLLKAKSQIAIGKSTEATKTLNSAIEKKPTAKLYAELARLQFDHGQWDEATANCKKALVLDERQPVARWITAQLHRERGELEEAGAAYEWFVDDFNANDVGDDPDQLYYAGLGAAEFARWTKNSEQFSYLVNTLFPTILERSPNYWPARIAVADLFAEKFNMGSARSEWTKALEINPSSAELFTLKSQMDLTGYNVDLAVASADQALAIRGDYVPALEAKAKAYLADFRPLEAIEALKKAREINDKRQATAGLLAAAYLAADGAKLETDEGESTRYGELIETASLSNPHCGEFFAGLGEGCELLRKYPYAASFYRAATERMPQLVRPHAELGMVLMRMGEEPEARVVLEEAFAADPFHVRVKNTLEVLDVLATYETLETDHFVIRYDPKDKLLAEYAARHLEDNVYAPICKALGYEPADKTLIEFFSKAKNTSGHGWFSARMVGLPYIGTVGACAGKMLALASPSSMPQKYNWGNVLRHEFVHVVNLQQTDFNIPHWFTEAMAVTYETEVQPPDWKRLLAKRIAANDLFDLNSINYGFIRPRDGDDWTMAYCQAYHYAVYLKQRFGEDALLKMLDGYAKSLTTDQILEQTFHTKQADFERGYRDYLVTVVRDVEVDTTADKSFSQLIKEARDEPKNADIQADAAYAYLQRQSNTSARKYAEQALEIDPEHPLGLYVMARLYLSIGDAQKTIELLERATGDRYDRRPVALLAGLRLKQKDYKSAIKLYDRGAKAEPESEEWTEALVRVHLLQGNDDELIKLLPILAAQKHHDVAIRKKLATLLAAKEDWKGAARWSEEAFQIDVADAQAHEINGRAQQELGDKLAASRELAVAFRLSPDRVDWGIAAAEALIAVSDEAAAQEILEAVLKHSPSNAAAKQLLEKIKP encoded by the coding sequence ATGCCGCTTGCAAGTAATCCAGTCTTCACGCTCGTCGCATGCGCCGCCTGGCTCACTTTCTGCTCGCTGGTCCAAGGCGCCGAGCCCACTTCGCCGGAGTCGCTCTACTACTCTGGCAAATACGCCGAAGCGATCGCCGCCCTCGACAAAATCGAACAGCCCGACGCCGACGCATCGCTGCTGAAAGCGAAATCCCAAATCGCCATCGGCAAGTCGACCGAAGCGACGAAAACGTTAAATTCGGCGATCGAAAAGAAGCCGACCGCCAAACTCTACGCCGAACTGGCTCGCCTTCAATTTGACCACGGCCAATGGGACGAAGCGACCGCCAACTGCAAGAAGGCGCTCGTGCTCGACGAGCGACAACCGGTCGCCCGCTGGATCACCGCGCAGCTCCATCGCGAACGGGGCGAACTTGAAGAAGCCGGCGCCGCTTACGAATGGTTCGTCGACGACTTCAACGCGAACGACGTTGGGGACGATCCCGATCAGCTCTACTACGCCGGACTTGGCGCCGCCGAGTTCGCCCGCTGGACGAAGAACAGCGAACAATTCAGCTACCTGGTCAACACCCTCTTTCCGACCATTCTCGAACGTTCGCCCAACTACTGGCCAGCCCGGATCGCCGTCGCCGACCTCTTCGCCGAGAAGTTCAACATGGGCTCGGCGCGCAGCGAATGGACCAAGGCGCTCGAGATCAATCCGAGCTCGGCCGAACTCTTTACGCTGAAGTCGCAGATGGACCTGACCGGCTACAACGTCGATCTGGCCGTCGCCTCCGCCGATCAAGCGCTCGCGATCCGCGGCGACTACGTCCCGGCGCTGGAAGCGAAAGCGAAAGCCTACCTCGCTGACTTCCGTCCGCTGGAGGCGATCGAAGCGCTGAAGAAAGCTCGCGAGATCAACGACAAACGCCAGGCGACCGCCGGCTTGCTCGCCGCCGCCTATCTTGCTGCCGACGGCGCAAAGCTGGAAACCGACGAAGGAGAGTCGACCCGCTATGGCGAACTGATCGAAACGGCCTCTCTTTCCAATCCGCACTGCGGCGAGTTTTTCGCAGGGCTCGGCGAAGGATGCGAACTGTTGCGGAAGTATCCGTATGCCGCCAGCTTCTATCGGGCGGCGACGGAGCGGATGCCGCAACTGGTTCGTCCCCATGCCGAGCTTGGGATGGTGCTGATGCGAATGGGAGAAGAGCCGGAAGCCCGCGTCGTGCTGGAAGAAGCGTTCGCGGCCGACCCGTTTCATGTGCGGGTGAAGAACACGCTCGAAGTGCTCGACGTTTTGGCGACTTACGAAACGCTCGAAACCGATCACTTCGTCATTCGCTATGATCCGAAAGACAAGCTGCTGGCCGAGTACGCCGCTCGCCACCTGGAAGACAACGTCTACGCGCCGATCTGCAAGGCGCTCGGCTACGAACCGGCCGACAAGACGCTGATCGAATTCTTCAGCAAGGCGAAGAACACCAGCGGCCATGGTTGGTTCAGCGCTCGCATGGTCGGCTTGCCCTACATCGGCACGGTCGGCGCATGTGCCGGCAAGATGCTCGCGCTGGCGTCACCTTCGTCGATGCCGCAGAAGTACAACTGGGGGAACGTGCTCCGCCACGAATTCGTCCACGTCGTCAACTTGCAGCAGACCGACTTCAACATTCCACACTGGTTTACCGAGGCGATGGCGGTCACCTACGAAACCGAAGTGCAGCCCCCCGACTGGAAACGTCTGCTCGCCAAGCGGATCGCCGCCAACGACCTGTTCGATCTGAACTCGATCAACTACGGCTTCATCCGCCCGCGAGATGGAGACGACTGGACGATGGCCTACTGCCAGGCCTATCACTACGCCGTTTACCTGAAACAACGCTTCGGCGAAGACGCGCTGCTGAAGATGCTGGACGGTTACGCCAAGTCGCTGACGACCGATCAGATCCTCGAGCAAACCTTTCACACGAAGCAGGCCGACTTTGAGCGTGGGTATCGCGACTACCTGGTGACGGTCGTCCGCGACGTCGAGGTCGATACGACGGCTGACAAAAGCTTTTCGCAGCTGATCAAAGAAGCTCGCGATGAGCCGAAGAACGCCGACATCCAGGCCGACGCCGCCTACGCCTACTTGCAGCGGCAGTCGAACACCAGCGCTCGCAAGTACGCCGAGCAGGCCCTGGAAATCGATCCGGAACATCCACTCGGCTTGTACGTGATGGCTCGGCTCTATCTCTCGATCGGCGACGCTCAGAAGACGATCGAGTTGCTCGAGCGTGCGACCGGCGATCGCTACGATCGTCGCCCGGTGGCGCTGTTGGCGGGACTTCGCTTGAAGCAGAAAGATTACAAGTCGGCGATCAAGCTGTACGACCGCGGCGCCAAGGCCGAACCGGAGAGCGAAGAATGGACCGAAGCGCTGGTCCGCGTCCATCTGCTGCAAGGAAATGACGACGAACTGATAAAATTGCTCCCAATTCTAGCGGCGCAAAAACATCATGACGTCGCGATCCGTAAGAAACTTGCGACGCTCCTCGCCGCGAAAGAGGACTGGAAAGGCGCCGCTCGCTGGTCCGAAGAGGCGTTTCAGATTGACGTCGCCGACGCGCAAGCCCACGAGATCAACGGCCGCGCTCAACAAGAACTCGGCGACAAGCTTGCGGCGTCCCGTGAGTTGGCGGTCGCTTTTCGCTTATCACCCGATCGAGTAGATTGGGGAATCGCGGCGGCGGAGGCGCTGATCGCGGTCAGTGACGAAGCGGCGGCCCAGGAAATCCTGGAAGCTGTCCTCAAACATTCGCCGTCCAACGCGGCGGCCAAACAGTTGTTAGAGAAAATCAAACCGTGA
- a CDS encoding Rieske (2Fe-2S) protein codes for MADFVTVAKVGDIPPGQGQAFNVSGRMAAVFHLADGSYQAIDDFCPHMGASLAGGYVEDGVVMCPWHAWGFQLCDGAWLDNPKVKVDCFDVRVEGDEIQVRVKPKE; via the coding sequence ATGGCAGATTTTGTGACCGTCGCGAAAGTTGGCGACATTCCCCCCGGCCAAGGTCAGGCCTTCAACGTCAGCGGCCGAATGGCGGCTGTTTTTCACCTGGCCGACGGCAGTTATCAGGCGATCGACGATTTTTGCCCGCACATGGGAGCGTCGCTGGCCGGCGGCTACGTCGAAGATGGCGTGGTGATGTGCCCCTGGCATGCGTGGGGTTTTCAGCTGTGCGATGGCGCCTGGCTCGATAATCCGAAGGTGAAGGTCGATTGTTTTGACGTTCGCGTCGAAGGGGACGAGATTCAGGTACGCGTCAAACCCAAAGAATAA
- a CDS encoding glycoside hydrolase family 5 protein — protein MLRPFLSPSVRAWQAIFVVLFLASVAANASAAIGDTLTPNGDFETDADGDNWPDGWATLKAGGTWGSENDNHFLRLSSTGPGEMVMLYQEIPIPADVQAIEMTWKQRVSDLKVGKQSWFDARILLEFLDAARNKVTPTPGAPTSRKDTDGWVEKKISFLIPTGAKTLKFMPCLFQVESGQFDLDDLVLQSVDPQPLREKAAMDLAARQAKLEADAKKRRDKAAARLAESGNLISNGNFETDKKQAGWPDDWGKLKVGGSYEVDAENHYLRMTSPKPGEMVMEYRTIDVPAGVEALELTWRQRVTGLKKGEAPHFDARIMLDWLGIDGKKVKPSPAPSYSQKDTDGWVEKRHTFLVPSDALTLVMMPCLFQVKAGTFDIDDLVLKPTSAEPLLAAAKLRAEEQAFKFVPREEPKRDKWPSMLHVVGNRLHDESGAEVWLQGVNAGGLETLPQDTQPIKSTVVAIEDWHANCIRLPMNEAFWYGKSPYQKDGGEGYRDIIDQIITLAANRGAYVAVDLHRFRAPKQEHADFWKDFAAKYKNHPAVLFDVFNEPHGISWDVWKNGGFVGTKEGTDESAFLSEEEKKKNQGFESVGMQGLVDAVRSTGAKNIVIAGGMSWCNDLSKITEGYALDDKGGNGIMYSWHTYHWHNDWEGKMLATSEKYPIFLGEVGADVTKFSFIPAAAQEDPYTWVPDMLGFIQKHKLNWTGWCFHPKSSPIMISDWKYTPTPFWGKFAKEALEGKQFELKRTR, from the coding sequence ATGCTTCGCCCGTTTTTGTCGCCATCGGTCCGCGCCTGGCAAGCGATTTTCGTCGTTCTCTTTCTGGCCTCGGTCGCTGCCAACGCATCGGCCGCGATCGGCGATACGCTCACGCCCAACGGCGATTTTGAAACCGACGCCGACGGCGACAACTGGCCCGACGGTTGGGCCACGCTGAAAGCCGGCGGCACTTGGGGATCCGAAAACGACAATCACTTCCTGCGGCTGAGCAGTACCGGTCCCGGCGAGATGGTGATGCTCTACCAAGAGATCCCGATCCCTGCCGACGTGCAAGCGATCGAGATGACCTGGAAGCAGCGGGTCAGCGACTTGAAGGTCGGCAAGCAGTCATGGTTCGACGCGCGGATCTTGCTGGAGTTTCTCGACGCCGCTCGCAACAAGGTGACGCCGACGCCCGGCGCTCCGACATCGCGTAAAGATACCGACGGCTGGGTCGAGAAAAAGATCAGCTTCCTCATCCCGACCGGCGCCAAGACGCTGAAGTTTATGCCGTGCCTGTTTCAGGTCGAGTCAGGGCAATTCGATCTCGACGATCTCGTTCTACAAAGCGTCGATCCGCAACCGCTGCGTGAGAAAGCGGCGATGGACCTGGCCGCTCGACAAGCGAAGCTGGAAGCGGACGCCAAAAAGCGCCGTGACAAAGCGGCCGCCCGGTTGGCCGAAAGCGGCAACTTGATCTCCAACGGCAACTTTGAAACCGACAAAAAGCAGGCCGGCTGGCCCGACGATTGGGGCAAGCTGAAAGTCGGCGGCAGCTACGAAGTCGACGCAGAAAACCATTACCTGCGAATGACCTCGCCGAAGCCGGGCGAAATGGTGATGGAGTATCGCACCATCGACGTTCCAGCCGGAGTCGAAGCATTGGAGCTGACCTGGCGACAGCGGGTCACCGGACTGAAGAAAGGGGAAGCTCCCCACTTCGACGCCCGCATCATGCTCGATTGGCTGGGGATTGACGGCAAAAAAGTGAAGCCCTCCCCTGCCCCGTCCTATTCGCAAAAAGATACTGATGGCTGGGTCGAAAAGCGCCACACGTTCCTGGTTCCCTCCGATGCGCTCACCCTGGTGATGATGCCGTGCCTCTTCCAGGTGAAGGCCGGCACGTTCGATATCGACGATCTCGTCTTGAAGCCGACTTCCGCCGAGCCGCTATTGGCCGCCGCCAAGTTGCGGGCCGAAGAGCAAGCGTTCAAGTTCGTCCCCCGCGAAGAGCCCAAGCGCGACAAGTGGCCGTCGATGTTGCATGTGGTCGGCAATCGTCTGCATGACGAATCAGGCGCCGAAGTCTGGCTGCAAGGAGTTAACGCCGGCGGGCTCGAAACCTTGCCGCAAGACACCCAGCCGATCAAGTCGACCGTCGTCGCGATCGAAGATTGGCACGCCAACTGCATTCGCCTGCCGATGAACGAAGCGTTCTGGTACGGCAAGAGCCCGTATCAAAAGGATGGAGGCGAAGGGTATCGCGACATCATCGACCAGATCATCACGCTAGCCGCCAACCGCGGCGCCTACGTCGCCGTCGACCTGCATCGCTTCCGCGCGCCGAAGCAAGAGCACGCCGACTTCTGGAAAGACTTCGCCGCGAAGTACAAGAATCACCCGGCGGTCTTATTCGACGTCTTCAACGAACCGCACGGAATCTCGTGGGACGTTTGGAAGAACGGGGGCTTCGTCGGCACGAAAGAAGGAACCGACGAGTCGGCGTTCTTGAGCGAAGAGGAAAAGAAAAAGAACCAAGGCTTCGAGTCGGTCGGCATGCAAGGCCTGGTCGACGCGGTTCGCAGTACCGGCGCCAAAAACATCGTGATCGCCGGCGGCATGTCGTGGTGCAACGACCTGTCGAAGATCACTGAAGGATACGCCCTCGACGACAAAGGTGGAAACGGCATCATGTACTCGTGGCACACCTACCACTGGCACAACGACTGGGAAGGAAAGATGCTCGCGACGAGCGAGAAGTATCCGATCTTCCTCGGTGAAGTCGGCGCCGACGTCACCAAGTTCAGCTTCATCCCGGCAGCGGCCCAAGAAGATCCCTACACCTGGGTCCCCGACATGCTCGGCTTCATCCAGAAGCACAAACTAAACTGGACCGGCTGGTGTTTTCACCCCAAGTCGTCGCCGATCATGATCTCCGACTGGAAATATACCCCGACGCCGTTCTGGGGGAAGTTCGCAAAAGAGGCGCTGGAAGGGAAGCAGTTTGAGCTGAAGCGGACGCGGTAG